The following coding sequences lie in one Deltaproteobacteria bacterium genomic window:
- a CDS encoding type II toxin-antitoxin system VapC family toxin yields the protein MFVLDTDHLSLLDRESGPAASRLANRLAGVAAEGIGTTIVNFEEQMRGWLAYLAQARTMKQQIQAYGRLGRHLDRYRRITVVDFDERAAAEFQRLRRLHARIGTMDIKIAAIVLSKGDTLLSRNLSDFGRIPGLKVEDWTS from the coding sequence ATGTTCGTTCTCGACACCGATCATCTTAGCCTTCTCGATCGGGAATCGGGTCCAGCGGCGTCTCGATTGGCGAACCGCCTCGCCGGGGTCGCAGCCGAAGGGATCGGTACGACCATCGTAAACTTCGAAGAGCAGATGCGCGGCTGGCTCGCTTACCTTGCCCAGGCGCGCACCATGAAGCAGCAGATCCAAGCATACGGGCGGCTCGGTCGACATCTTGACAGATACCGCCGCATCACGGTCGTCGATTTTGACGAACGCGCCGCGGCTGAGTTCCAGCGACTGCGCAGGCTGCATGCGCGTATCGGAACCATGGATATCAAGATCGCCGCAATCGTCTTGTCGAAGGGAGACACGCTCCTGTCCCGAAATCTCTCCGACTTCGGGCGAATCCCGGGTCTCAAGGTCGAGGACTGGACCTCGTAG
- a CDS encoding 3-hydroxyacyl-CoA dehydrogenase family protein, whose protein sequence is MIDINRVVVIGANGTMGAGSAEVFAAGGCEVVLLARSTDRAREGLLGAQNLAKSEHIADRMSLGTYEQDFEAAVSHADLIFEALAEDIELKRSFFERVDRYRRPESLVATVSSGLSIAEMARGRSASLQRNFLGIHLFNPPNVIVGTEVIPHAGTDPALVAPVAELLERRFGRVVTVCRDLPAFAGNRVGFKVLNEVAQLAAVHGVAFMDYLIGPYTGRALAPLATIDLVGWDVHRAIVDNVYAHTRDEAHAAFALPPFMARLIEAGHLGNKSPARGGFYRRVKDGAKTLNLVLDPGSGEYKDRAEYKLEPIAFVEQMRELHRIGCYADAAKVFARAEGAEAELARQVVLGYVSYALNRVGGDEVVSAPRDVDRIMGFGFNWAPPTVLVDLLGLKETTAAIERCGLQVPRVLMQAKPGERLFREPNVNLGRFFAA, encoded by the coding sequence ATGATCGATATCAATCGGGTAGTGGTGATTGGCGCCAATGGCACCATGGGAGCCGGCAGTGCCGAGGTGTTCGCCGCCGGTGGCTGCGAGGTGGTATTGCTGGCGCGCTCGACCGACCGGGCCCGCGAGGGATTGCTGGGTGCCCAGAACCTGGCCAAGTCCGAACACATCGCCGACCGCATGTCGCTGGGAACCTACGAGCAAGACTTCGAGGCGGCGGTGAGCCACGCCGACCTGATCTTCGAGGCCTTGGCGGAAGATATCGAGTTGAAGAGATCGTTCTTCGAGCGTGTGGATCGCTACCGCCGCCCGGAGTCGCTGGTGGCGACGGTGTCATCGGGCCTATCGATCGCCGAGATGGCGCGCGGACGGAGCGCCAGTTTGCAGCGCAATTTCCTCGGCATCCATCTATTCAACCCGCCCAACGTGATCGTCGGCACCGAAGTGATTCCACATGCCGGCACCGACCCGGCGCTGGTGGCGCCGGTGGCCGAGCTGCTCGAGCGGCGCTTCGGCCGCGTGGTGACCGTGTGCCGCGATCTGCCGGCCTTCGCCGGCAACCGCGTCGGCTTCAAGGTGCTGAATGAAGTGGCGCAGCTCGCTGCGGTGCACGGCGTGGCGTTCATGGACTACCTCATCGGGCCCTACACCGGCCGAGCACTGGCGCCGTTGGCGACGATCGATCTGGTGGGCTGGGACGTTCACCGCGCGATCGTGGACAACGTCTACGCGCACACCCGTGACGAGGCGCACGCGGCATTCGCGCTGCCGCCCTTCATGGCCCGACTGATCGAGGCTGGGCACCTCGGCAACAAGTCCCCGGCACGGGGCGGCTTCTACCGTCGGGTTAAAGACGGCGCCAAGACGCTCAACCTAGTGCTCGATCCCGGCAGTGGCGAGTACAAGGACCGCGCCGAGTACAAGCTCGAGCCGATCGCCTTTGTCGAACAGATGCGCGAACTCCACCGCATCGGTTGTTACGCCGACGCCGCCAAGGTCTTCGCCCGCGCTGAGGGTGCCGAAGCGGAACTGGCGCGCCAAGTTGTGCTCGGTTACGTCAGCTACGCGCTCAACCGGGTGGGCGGCGACGAGGTCGTCAGCGCGCCGCGCGATGTCGACCGCATCATGGGGTTCGGCTTCAATTGGGCGCCGCCCACGGTACTGGTGGATCTGCTCGGGCTGAAAGAGACGACCGCCGCCATCGAGCGCTGCGGTTTGCAGGTGCCGCGTGTTCTCATGCAGGCGAAGCCAGGCGAGCGCTTGTTCCGAGAACCGAACGTCAACCTCGGCCGATTCTTCGCCGCCTGA
- a CDS encoding peroxiredoxin has protein sequence MEARSLPRLNEPAPDFEAVSTYGPIKLSDYRGKWVVLFSHPADFTPVCTTELAEFARRSAEFKKLEVQLIGLSVDSIYSHIAWTRNLEQHFGVKIDYPLIADLDTKVAQLYGMIHPGASTTATVRCVFIIDDEGMVRAMIYYPLTNGRSVDEVMRIVQALQLNKSKAVATPEGWCPGQKVIVPPPVTTADAEERIHDRSLDVTDWYFVQRAA, from the coding sequence ATGGAAGCCAGGAGTTTGCCTCGGCTCAACGAGCCCGCCCCCGACTTTGAGGCGGTGTCGACCTATGGGCCGATCAAGTTGTCCGATTACCGCGGCAAGTGGGTCGTGCTGTTCTCGCATCCGGCGGACTTCACCCCGGTGTGCACCACCGAGCTGGCCGAGTTTGCCCGCCGCTCGGCCGAGTTCAAGAAACTCGAGGTGCAACTCATCGGGCTGAGCGTCGACAGCATCTATTCCCACATCGCGTGGACGCGAAACCTCGAGCAGCACTTCGGCGTTAAGATCGACTACCCGCTGATTGCCGACCTCGATACCAAGGTGGCTCAGCTCTACGGCATGATCCACCCGGGAGCGAGCACCACCGCCACCGTGCGCTGTGTCTTCATAATCGACGACGAGGGCATGGTGCGGGCGATGATCTACTACCCGCTCACCAACGGCCGCAGCGTCGACGAGGTGATGCGCATCGTGCAGGCACTTCAGCTCAACAAGTCCAAGGCGGTGGCGACGCCGGAGGGCTGGTGTCCGGGGCAGAAGGTGATCGTGCCGCCGCCAGTGACCACCGCGGATGCTGAAGAGCGAATCCACGACCGCAGCCTTGATGTCACCGACTGGTACTTCGTCCAGCGCGCCGCCTAG